In Parasphingorhabdus halotolerans, a single window of DNA contains:
- a CDS encoding DUF2332 domain-containing protein — translation MDILDMEDIAEGMRGQAEHCLKNDAPVTASIIIAQLALMDTNTMCGQKIATWPGKPLEDAMPLRLTGGLHYLHLTNKEPRLADVYEHRVTEQSEIDAIVSQVVADHDEALLPWFNSPPQTNESGRSANFMAALLWLSGKVGTRFELLEIGASAGINTMMGGYHYDLGGVQAGPDDSPMRIKPDWRGPVPPHAPVEIISARACDQNPIDLTDDETAQRLKGYIWPEMPARFKRMEAAIAMAKQNPPDLVKADAADWVEAQLVLPQTNGVTRVLMHSIVWQYLPPETKTRIETAMETAGEKATEDKPLAWISLETNRKMFSHELIVRYWPGGAEPALLGRAHAHGAWLEWDGH, via the coding sequence ATGGATATTTTAGATATGGAAGACATAGCTGAAGGTATGCGCGGGCAAGCTGAGCACTGTCTCAAGAATGATGCGCCGGTCACCGCTTCAATTATCATTGCCCAGCTAGCGTTGATGGACACCAATACAATGTGCGGTCAGAAAATTGCCACCTGGCCAGGAAAGCCGCTCGAAGACGCAATGCCGCTGCGGCTGACGGGAGGTTTGCACTATCTGCATTTGACCAACAAAGAACCGCGTCTTGCCGACGTCTATGAACACCGTGTCACCGAGCAGAGCGAAATTGATGCGATAGTGAGCCAAGTAGTTGCTGACCATGACGAAGCGCTTTTGCCGTGGTTTAACAGCCCCCCACAAACCAATGAATCCGGGCGGTCAGCAAACTTCATGGCGGCATTGCTTTGGCTATCCGGCAAGGTTGGAACCCGGTTTGAGTTGCTGGAAATCGGCGCAAGCGCTGGGATCAATACCATGATGGGAGGCTATCACTATGATCTTGGTGGCGTCCAAGCAGGACCAGATGATTCCCCGATGCGAATCAAACCGGATTGGCGAGGACCTGTGCCACCCCATGCGCCGGTGGAAATCATAAGTGCCCGGGCCTGCGATCAAAATCCTATAGATCTGACCGATGATGAAACCGCGCAGCGGCTGAAGGGCTATATCTGGCCGGAAATGCCTGCGCGATTTAAGCGAATGGAAGCGGCGATTGCGATGGCCAAACAAAATCCGCCCGATCTGGTCAAGGCCGATGCCGCCGACTGGGTCGAGGCGCAGCTTGTCCTGCCCCAAACCAATGGCGTCACGCGCGTCTTAATGCACAGCATCGTCTGGCAATATCTCCCGCCAGAGACCAAAACGCGGATAGAAACGGCAATGGAAACGGCGGGCGAAAAAGCGACCGAGGACAAGCCGCTCGCATGGATATCACTGGAAACAAACCGCAAAATGTTTAGCCACGAACTCATTGTACGCTATTGGCCAGGCGGCGCAGAACCGGCGCTACTCGGGCGAGCGCACGCACATGGTGCATGGCTGGAGTGGGATGGTCACTAG
- a CDS encoding DUF4344 domain-containing metallopeptidase, with translation MFMFKSLAGMILALLFVAGCSIDQAGNASSSEMSREDSDLFVEGNLFFIAYHELGHALVSELDIPIAGKEEDAVDRLATWLLTPEDDEESPDYLIQSIDGWFQSANDVKPDDIEWWDEHGTDEQRAFQIACLLYGSKPDRYKSVADDVDLPAERRESCVDEAEQNEDSWSRLLDEHWLEDGKDSQKPSTKLVYRNTKKFAKQRTYLQNIELLEEIATVLNEDFTLPPGIIVEASECDGESNAFWDPEDRKLKICYELVTDYQAMAVSD, from the coding sequence GTGTTTATGTTCAAAAGTCTTGCGGGCATGATTCTAGCGTTGCTATTTGTTGCTGGTTGTTCAATCGATCAAGCCGGTAACGCCTCCTCATCTGAAATGTCGCGTGAAGATTCTGATCTTTTCGTCGAAGGAAATTTATTTTTCATCGCATATCATGAATTGGGCCATGCTCTGGTATCCGAACTGGACATCCCGATTGCGGGAAAGGAAGAAGATGCTGTCGACCGCCTCGCAACTTGGTTACTTACCCCGGAAGACGATGAGGAATCTCCCGACTATTTAATCCAGTCCATCGACGGTTGGTTCCAGTCTGCAAACGACGTCAAACCCGATGATATTGAGTGGTGGGATGAGCATGGCACCGATGAGCAGCGTGCCTTTCAGATTGCCTGCCTGCTATATGGGAGCAAACCGGACAGATACAAAAGCGTTGCGGATGATGTTGATTTACCAGCAGAAAGACGCGAATCATGCGTTGACGAAGCCGAACAGAATGAAGATTCATGGAGTAGGTTGCTGGATGAACATTGGTTGGAAGACGGTAAGGATTCACAGAAACCGTCAACCAAGTTAGTTTATCGGAACACCAAAAAATTCGCCAAGCAACGTACGTATCTTCAAAACATTGAGCTGCTGGAGGAAATCGCGACGGTGCTAAACGAAGACTTCACATTACCGCCCGGCATCATTGTCGAGGCATCGGAATGCGACGGAGAATCTAACGCATTCTGGGATCCTGAAGATCGCAAGTTGAAGATATGTTATGAACTAGTGACGGATTACCAAGCGATGGCAGTCAGCGACTAA